Proteins encoded in a region of the Stieleria neptunia genome:
- a CDS encoding sulfatase, giving the protein MIRTIFILWLTLAITPLAAADDRPNVLFIAADDLRCDLGCYGHPLVKTPNLDRLAARGTRFDRAYCAQALCNPARSSLLTGRRPNTLAQYNLTKHFRDAIPDVVTLPQHFKQNGYFAQNIGKIFHNWATEIQGDPDSWSVPAVMHFDSHRRDLPQVEGQLPRDYADAIRCECRDVPDDAYFDGRITTLALDALRERAASQEPFFLAVGFWKPHLPFNAPKKYWDLYDRDQITGPDCPQWPDGTPRIAWHNSQELLGKSKPATLTADDEQELRHGYLAAISYMDAQVGRLLGELDRLELTERTLVVFWSDHGFQLGDHTLWCKTSNFELDARVPLIIAPPEGVAVDQTDAIVELLDLYPTITDLCGLDAPSGLEGVSLRPLIDGEASKVKQAALTQHPRPSYYGKSMKAMGHSIRTPRFRYTEWRSSEDGSPAGGELVAVELYDHDVDPSESVNRAEDGDYQSYLSELRTILNSMAGEPRGQ; this is encoded by the coding sequence ATGATTCGAACGATATTCATCTTATGGTTGACGTTGGCGATCACGCCACTCGCTGCGGCAGACGATCGTCCCAATGTGCTGTTCATTGCGGCGGATGATTTGCGCTGTGATTTGGGTTGCTACGGTCACCCGTTGGTCAAGACGCCGAATTTGGATCGGTTGGCCGCGCGGGGGACTCGATTCGATCGGGCCTATTGCGCCCAGGCACTTTGCAATCCCGCGCGCAGCAGTTTGCTCACCGGTCGGCGGCCGAACACGCTGGCCCAGTACAATTTGACGAAGCATTTTCGCGATGCGATTCCCGACGTCGTGACGTTGCCACAACATTTCAAACAGAACGGCTACTTCGCCCAAAACATTGGCAAAATCTTCCACAACTGGGCGACGGAGATTCAGGGCGATCCGGATTCCTGGAGCGTGCCGGCGGTGATGCATTTCGATTCGCACCGACGCGATCTTCCGCAAGTGGAAGGGCAGCTTCCACGCGATTACGCCGATGCGATTCGTTGCGAATGCCGTGACGTGCCCGACGACGCTTACTTTGACGGGCGGATCACAACGCTTGCGCTCGATGCGCTGCGGGAACGCGCGGCGTCGCAAGAGCCGTTCTTTTTGGCGGTCGGATTTTGGAAGCCCCATTTGCCGTTCAACGCGCCCAAGAAGTATTGGGACCTGTACGATCGCGACCAGATCACGGGGCCGGATTGCCCACAATGGCCGGACGGGACGCCGCGTATCGCCTGGCACAATAGTCAGGAACTGTTGGGCAAGAGCAAGCCGGCGACGTTGACCGCGGACGACGAACAAGAGCTGCGTCACGGTTACCTTGCCGCGATCAGCTACATGGACGCGCAAGTCGGTCGGCTGCTCGGTGAATTGGATCGGCTGGAATTGACCGAGCGGACACTGGTCGTGTTCTGGTCCGACCACGGATTCCAGCTTGGCGATCACACGCTGTGGTGCAAGACGTCCAATTTTGAACTCGACGCCCGCGTGCCCCTGATCATCGCGCCGCCGGAGGGTGTTGCAGTGGATCAGACCGATGCGATCGTGGAACTGCTGGATCTGTACCCGACGATCACCGACCTTTGCGGTCTCGATGCACCGAGTGGGCTGGAGGGTGTCAGTCTTCGCCCGCTGATCGATGGCGAGGCGTCTAAGGTCAAACAAGCCGCCCTGACTCAGCACCCCCGTCCGTCCTACTACGGCAAGTCGATGAAAGCGATGGGGCACAGCATTCGGACGCCGCGATTTCGATACACCGAATGGCGGTCCAGCGAAGACGGATCACCGGCCGGCGGCGAGCTGGTCGCAGTGGAGTTATACGATCACGACGTGGATCCATCCGAATCGGTCAACCGTGCCGAAGACGGCGACTACCAGAGTTATCTTTCGGAGTTGCGAACGATCTTGAATTCGATGGCGGGGGAGCCGAGAGGACAGTGA